Part of the Zonotrichia albicollis isolate bZonAlb1 unplaced genomic scaffold, bZonAlb1.hap1 Scaffold_254, whole genome shotgun sequence genome is shown below.
TGAGATAGATTAGAATTtaccaaagtgtgaaatagGTAATAGAGAGTACTATACTATGTTccttgggtgagaaatttaggttttggagTTATTAGTATGGTGTAgataggaagcaagatggaAGAATTGGGATGTAGTCCCTGTCTTCTTCATCTGCTCTATTTTCTGCACTGTTGGTAGCACAAGGTGATTggtcaaggaaagcacagtgcagagGTTCTGTGGACAGTCAAGGGATGAGTTATTGGTAGATAAGTAGAAATAATGCACCTTTCAAGTGTTTATTGAATGAGACAATGTTAAAAGAGCTTGAAACTCTACGTTTTGGGGCGATTTTGCAGTGCTTTTCCAGTGCACTGGGCCTGGTGTGGACAGCAATGCAAAACTTTAGAAAAGATAACAATAAACAAGAAGCTGAAGACTGAAAAAGTCCCGTGCATCTCTTTTTACCTGGCATAGAACTGCTACAGGAGGGATTCCCCCATCCAGGGACCCGCAAGAAAGGCCCAacataaaacaaacatcaataaATGGTGTTATCTGAGTGGATTTATGAGGAAACACTTGGCTGACAATATTTGGAATAAGTTggcttttttccataaaattgtTTACTGAAGGATGTTGTTTTAATTGGCCaatcatgtgaaatgtgttgattaAAGGACCAGTGTGGTCCACCTGTAGCAAACCAAGGtataaaagaagaggactgaAAAAACAGGTGGCTTTTAGCCCTAAGCCTTCTGATCTGAGTCTGTGTCATCTCTGATTCAATGGTGACATTTGGGCATCTGTGGGGGCTATTGGGGCTCCTTTCTGCACGTTGTGACCCAACAGGGGTTTCCCTAATAAATTTTGCCTGAAGGtctcactgtgcccatgacaggaacccctgtgagtgtctgggacatcccagctctttggcagcctggggactcctgggatgtcaccgtggaccCCCCATGAGTGTCtatgacagatcggtgcctttgcagcccaaggtcccctgggatgtcaccatggaatggctgtgactgcctctgaccacacgGCCCTTTGCACTCCCCAGAAATGCCTGgcaggtctccatggagcccctgtctgtgcctgtgacattccagctcttgaacagcctggagactcttggaaagtccccatggaacctctctgagggcctcTGACAAATCTGACCCTTAGcgggcaaccatcaccaggaccctgttgctatggtcagtcccttggcagctccatggagaccccttgccaggggtggttgccatggacaccagcattgattgtcagccatgaggagtcttgattttcatatctgttcAAAATGCATTAGAAGGTGTTGGGGGCCAATATAAATTGGACAATGCTGATATCAACCAAAACTGGAAAAGACAACTAAGCAGGACAAAACAGTTCTCtcttcattgttttcaatatggtattttcattttgaatacacttctgaaatgTGACTAATTATCCacaaaagaattgaaaacttgAATGATTCCCGGAGACTTGTCTTGTTTGGGTATTTTGAACAAATATTTATGAGCTTTTCTaactgaattcctgaactgagaAGCTCAAGAACAAAGAGGCCTCTGGAGCAGTAAAATTCATCATCgtcctccaagtggctgaggatccatccccatcagagcagcaatgaacagaaatgagcacagctttgtggctgccccagctttagcaagggccctgggcctggagcaggagcagctcttgaagGCCCTAAGGCCgaggctcttgtgctgccctgggcagatgggatggcagcaggggctgcagagctctcagcacctcagcccgaggggagcagggcagtcagggagcctcctttggccttggccaagcaccttcccccatggctggggctgagtcctgtggcagctgcagctgctgctgtgcccttgccaggggctgaggccgtgggccagggcccagagcagcctggcctgagcagagctgtggggccagagctggctgggctgggctggggagaggcccttggtgctgcccagagctcagggcagctggcagagcttgcagggagctgggctgggctcagagagcctggcccagaaaccatcagtgtccatctcagcctggctgagcgtgcaggggcacgactcaggccaggcctcgtggggcagggccagcgcctgtgcaaggcattgcaaacaggcaagtggcccagagaggaggctgctctgtgccctgggtggcatggacagagcagggagggggcccaggacatttgtcagtgccagcctctgtgtctagcccttggcagccctggctgctgagcccagctttggcctgggctgagtttggctgtggcccagctccatcctcctgtggggctcagagcctgttcccggccatggccagtcctggctgcctctctgctggcccagcggctggcagagcccggggcagggctgtctgtgcaaccccacaggtgccaggggctctgcaggagctggcagaggctgcccagcagggaggccatggggcacagagccccaaggctgctgtgggcaccacggcacaggggccgttcccagccgcaatgctcctgaactgggctgggcctgcacaggggctgggccaccatggctgggcctgcacagggccacaaaggggccatgCAGCCGCTGccagggctgacagcaaggccaggcacacacaatcaattgctgagcatggcctgtgctggccaggcctaactgtgccaaaggcagagctcagctgcccttgggggctgcaggaaccgTCCAGAGCCCAAGGaccctccatggctgtgctggagaccaaggctgcagcagagaaatgcagggctgctgcgggatggggagggcattgaattccagcacacacctcagctctctgatgatcccagcaCCACGCTGGGCCCTGcttcaggctgcagcagagcagatgttgatgggacaggagccctgaggggctgtcagggacctgcagcttgcaaggtgctctgctctccctcaggtgctctctgagagatccaatcccagctgggcacctcagggcacaagtggcactggcTGTTCATGGGCACATAACTGACGTCAGCCTGGATAGGGACACCGCTTTTATTACCTGTTagtttcataatatacaagcaaATCTTTATTACCTGGGTCATCTGAGTACTGTTAAGAAATGgcaaagtaaaattaaataaaaggtagtaagaattaaaattaattttttcgaatacttttttttctttacatctttttcattttactgaaaatgtaaagaaactaaACTAGAAATTGTTATTTCACTATTTCTAGAAtcgatttttttttgtttactgtggggagaagtttttcttgttaagTTTATAGAGAGTtttttacaagaggaaaaatagtttgttttttgttcttaGTTTTGTCATGGATAACAGTTGTCTGGGGATCTTTgttattgtgatttttttattgctacaagcttttttacagcttgttGATAAGTCATGTCAACTTAaggggtattgttttaaagatgagctgtttaaaggtaaatgtttttattactttcttttaaaattatttttatctttgacAATAGAGATCTTCTCTTGGGGATACTggattactttttttccccctgtttaaACTCTTTGtaaaattacagttattttagcatttatttatttaacatgcaggtttttctttgattaatttgtaatatttttattaattttaatttttttatagttttatacgttataaagaaaaagatattttattatagtttataagaagattttagttttaagattaaggtatttttttcttctttttggggggagggATTTAACTTTTTACTGACTTTTAtggttttatgggtttttttaatatatttttttttttttaattgagggaGGATTGAAGTATTGAAAGGATTTACACCTGACCCGCTGATAACTTGTGGAGGAAGTTGTGGTTGAGTTGTATTAGGATTGCTTTTACGACTGCTTTGGGactttttattgtgtttaataTTAGTTGTAGGGTTATTTTGTATGGGTTGTAGGTTGTAGGagtttttagttttaattttgttGGGGGAGGGGACTTGATGGTAAGATTTTAATTCCTGTGGCCAGCTTTgttctggttggggttttgtggcctcttttgttttcctgtttggaagttgttggggtttggtttggttagaaTGGGGCTGGTGGGGGAGATGGCCTGTGGAtgggggaaggggctcagcccacagcagggttgcttggtttggttgggttttgtttggttaggtttggtttggtttggtttggtttggtttggtgtggtttgtttgggtttggtttggtttggtttggttgagatGGGGGCCGCTGCTTCTTTGTTGACTtcaaaagaaagaggaggttcctggtttttttttcatctttaacataTGTGTTTAACGGAGGCATTTTCAGTATCTTTGTCATTTAACAGATTGTCAGTTACACAAAATTTTtgtattacttttaaaaattcttctcaTGTCAAACTACAACagacattcaatcaacaaaaaCCACATCTCAGAGCATTGACTTGGCCCATTTgacttcacaaactctaagccTGTTCAATTTCATGTTATTCAAAATCTGCAGGAGCAAAGAAACATAAGAAGAcatggaaagagagaaagacaaaaaagatttagagaagcacacacagagctaccaagccctggattccagcagtgttcagatggaaattccaagaggacccagggtcaagatgtgtgcttgccttgtggtcagccttcaattccccttggtcttcctgggcccttcccccggGTGGGAGTTGGGCTCATTTGgtgcctcaggagctgggctggggctgcagaggtggctgtggagcattgcctgtgctgtgccagggactggcagccactgctgggctgggatggaggctCTTGGGGGATtggggctccagggcagggcctggagctgccccttcctcccGCCACACATGAAAAGTTTTGatccaacaatctcctccagtctttcACAACAGGCAATGTTAGAGGGGGaaccccaattctggccatgggcacctggccgAGAAGGACAgatccataggaaggaaagcacagagacccagtgtttggaaagcagctgaaaggctcactaggccaaggccagccagacttgtcaggaatggcagattttgtctggaaGAAGTCTTTGGATCTAGGGAGTTGTGGAGGTGGAGCACCAATCTCACCCATGgacacctggagaagcagcacaatTCTTTCTCGTAGAAAGGAAAACACGGAGCCTTCCCCAGTGTTTGGGGGAAAGATGATAGGTGACCCTTGCAAAACCACTGCCAGAAAAacttgtcctggcaatattcctatgggaacaatccctggataaaagaaagtttggaggtgaaatctcAATTcaggccatgggtgcctggagaagaaggagagttcttttccatcaaaaggaaagcacagagccccagtatttcagcagcagatgagaagcgACCTTCAACATGCCAAGTTGGACCAGTCAGGCAGTCCATGGGAGGTAAAACCAGTCAGACCTGTTGTGTGTTCCCTTGGCTTTATGGTgctccatagtgtcacaatggtgccttggttccataaggccccatagtgtcacaatggtcccaatgaTTTCATGAgtccctgcaatgtcacaatgatctcTGTGGTTCCCTGTCAGggcccaggacatccctctggctgtcctgagcagccaagacctCTGTCAGGggtctcagagaccctggcacagagcccaaaatgcccctgtggttttgattatgacccgtggagaaaattaccaaccttgtatgaagatcagcaagccacaacagtttaaatagaatattagtgaagttatcacagggtggaaaagtagatttttgtggttttggtatgggggttcaggaagcaagatggagggaactaagtgtgtccagcctttctccttcttcttggcttccatcttctgctgtggtgTTGGCACTtgcagattggtttagagtagaagctcactgtctaacataggtgataggttttggaaagtaattgtaaacattgtatacaTAGTTTTTGTATAAAGACTTAACACtgccctgtgggcaggcagaatTACTCGGACTCTCTTTGTGAGCTGACCTCGGCAGGGCACTagaaaatttttaataaataagataaaataaacaaccttgagacagagaaatgaagagccctgactccttcttcaagtgccgggctgggaaaagagactttcgaacttttctcggggtcactctgataAGCTAATGATCCCGAcagttccccaggccccacaatgacATGTGACTCCTGTGTTCCAAGCAGCTTGCAATGttacaatggacctttggatccTGGGGGTtttgtggtgtcacaatggtctccctTTGGctgcacagtgtcacaatggacaacTGATAACAGGAGGCcactctgtgtcaccctggagctttggttccatgaagcctgcagtgtcacaatgaacccttggttcaatggagttccacaatgtcaccatggcccctcaGTTctatgcagccctgcagtgtcacaatggtctcctttggttgCCCAGTGTAACAAGGGACCACTGATgtcatggggccttgcaatatCACcctggacctttggttccatgcagccccgcagtgtcacaaaggcctcttggtttcacaaggccccacagtatcacaatggtcttcttggttctgtgaggatccccagggtcacaatggtctcactggttccatgaggccacacagtgtcacaatgctttgcttattccataGGGCCTCAATGTGTCCCAATGATTCTATGAGTTtcaatgattctgtgaattccctcaatgtcaaaatggaccttggttccatgaggctctgcAGTGCCCAAATGGTCTCTCCATTAGGTTCTATGAggtcttgcaatgtcacaatggatctttggctccatggggtcctgcagtgtcacaatggccccttggtttgatggggcctctcagcgtcacaatgatccctacattccatggagccacgCAGTGTCAGTactgtccctttggttccatgaggctcagcaatgtcacagtgctctccatgattccatgaggcctcacagaGTCACAACGACCCCTTGGTCTCATGAGGTCCCACAgcgtcacaatggtcccttggtgtcacagggccccacagtgtcacaatgttcccttggttccatgggccctgtgctgctgcattcccccctcctcttctcaggccgccctgccagctgcgaaatgctccttggggcacggccttggccagcagcccctgggctcagctcctctgcagctcatcacaaacactgtctgctccaggcactgctgctgcccaaccagctcctggtttctgtaggagcaaccctgggaactgtttttgttccctcagtggcacaacatccctgttctcacactgccaaagaaagctgttggtgccaagtgcagccaggatgagccatttctgggactgaagcccctctcttggggccctgcacacagcgctccaaaaggagcccttggagctctcctgggccagcgactccctctgagtggggcctctcccagccgggaactctcccgtttgctgcactcggggatcccgaacaaccacagagcctgggctgatccccccactcctccaggctcaaccctttgccctttgctggggagatgccaaaggatccacagggagcattgcctgccctcaggggaatttctcacaggtgcctggcactgactctttgtgtctgtgtgcacacaggagtgcctgtgctggggaaatgtggcagaagaTTGTGACAAGAAATGTGACAAGAacagactgtccctgtgtgctgaaAGATCAGTCAATGGGGTAAatatccagcctggctgggcaaggAGGTTTTGGAGGAACTTAGGAATAAAAAGAGGATGTATCAGCGTTGGAAGGAGGGTCAGGTCTCTAAGGAAGTGTTCAAGAAGGCTGCTAGAGCATGCAGACAAAAAATTAGGCAGGCCAAAACTCAGTTTAAACTTAGAATGGAGATttctgtaaaggataataaaaaatgttttacaaatacattaatGCTACAAGGAAGGGTAAGACCAGCAATTGTTCTTTATTGGACAAGGGAGGGAACTTAGTATCTGCAGATGAGGAGGAGGCAGAAGTGCTTAATGCCTACTTTGCTTCAGTTTTTAGTGGGAAGATGACTTGCCCTCAAGATACTTGCCTGCCTGGGCTGGTTGATGgtgtcagggagcagaatggtcccccCATTATGCAAGAAGAGGCAGTCATACAACTACTGAAATGCTTAGATATTCATAAATCTATGGGACCAGACGGGATCCACCCCAGGGTAATGAGAGAGCTGGCAAATGAGAttgcaaagccactctccatcacttaccaacagtcctggctcactggtgaggttatggatgactggaagctggccaatgagatacccattcacaaaaagggtgcaaaggaggatcctggtaattatagaccagtcagcctgacctcactACCTGGCAAAATAATGGAACAGTTTATATTATGTGCTATCACGCAAAATTTacaggatggccagggtatcagaccAAGCTAGCATgggtttaggaggggtaggtcatgtttaaccaacctggtcaccttttatgaccaggtaacCCGCCtagtggatgcagggaaggctgcAGATGTTGTTTAtttggatttcagcaaggcctttgacacaGCATACTCCTAGACAAGCTGGCAGCCcgtggcttggacaggagcactctttgctgggttaGGAACTGGCTACatggccgggcccagagagtggtggtgaatggtgctgcatccagctggtgtCCAGTCACCAgtcgtgtccctcaggggtctgtgctggggccagttctgtttaatatttttattgattatGTGGATGAGGGTTTAGAGTCTTTCATTAGCAAATTTtcagatgacactaagctgggagcgtgtgttgatctgttagagggagggagggctttgcagagggattTAGAATGGTTGGATGTATGGGCAAaatctaatgggatgaagttcaataagtccaagtgccgagtcctgcactttggccacaataaccccctgcaacaTGATAGGCTGGggacggtgtggctggacagtgctcaggtggaaagagaccccgGGGTACTGGTTGACAgtcggctgaacatgagccagcagagtgccgtggtggccaagaaggccaatggcatcctggccagtatcaggaacggtgtggccagtgggagtagggaggtcattcttcccctgtactcggcactggtgaggccacacttGAGTATtgcatccagttctgggcccctcagtttaggagggacgttgagatgcttgagcgtgtccaaaggagagcaacaaggctggtgaggggcttggagcacaggCTGTATGAAtaacgactgagggagctggggttgttcagcctggagaaaaggagactcagaggtgatCTTATCACCCTCTTCagcttcctgaagggtggctgtggtgagctgggggtcggtctctttctccaagcaacaacagacagaacaagaggacacagtctcaagttGCGCCAAGagagatacaggctagaattaaggaggaaatttttcacagaaagagtggtaaTATTGGAATCATcgacccagggaggtggtggagtcaccatccctcgatgtgtttaagggaagactgaatgtggcacttggtgccatgatctagttgaggtgttagaacatgggttggactcaatgatcttcaaggtctcttccaacctagaaattctgtcATTCTATGATTCATGGGACCAAGAATCCACTGTGACACTTCAGGGCCTGGGGGGGAccaagggccattgtgacactgcagggccaaagatccaagggactttgtgacaccaaggggtcCTATGGAagcaaagggacattgtgacactgggaggccccatggaaccatggagaccattgggacactTGGAAACCGTGCTGACACAAAGTTAGATGCCAGTTTAATCTGCTGGACAGTAGGAgcgctctgcacagggccctggacaggctggatccagggcccaaatccaacaaggtgaggtttaagaAGACCAAGTGCCGGGTCCTCCACTTTGGCCACAaaaacccctgcagtgctacaggctggggacagagtggctgaaGAGCGGCCAGGCAGAAagagacctgcagggactgatggacagcaggctggacatgaggcagcagtgtgcccaggtgggcaagaaggccaatggctcctggcctggatcaggaatggtggagccagcaggagcagggcagtgattcttcccctgtgctcagcactgtttgggcagcacctcgagtgctgtgtcaaGTTCTGGgccccccaatttaggaaggacatggaggggctggagcgtgtccagagaagggcaacaaggctggggaggggtctggaacacaagtcctgtgaggtgTGGGTGAGGGCCCTGGTAGATGTTCAAGTtctccagcccttgctggccccaggggctgatggcatttgtgctccctcaggttcatgtccccacaccaacagcatgggggtgctccccctgctgtgtgcaatgcaaacaggggctgctgagccagtgctgccgtgtctgtgcctgcaaggatggggcacctgtgcgagctgggggagaggccagggctgcaaaggggggatgttgttggcagctccatgaggatgctctgggacgctgccctgggctgtccagcgcactggggatggatcagcccctgctctgctgctccttcccgtctgccccagggcccttgcaaagtcccagccatgctgtttgcccccagcctgcccacggccagcctggggctgctcacgggggttttctgtgctgagcattggcctggccatgttcttgagagagcctgggcaaggagcctggagcccccaggccctggcctgaggtGTCGGCGctgctccagcagtgcccatggcctgtccctgctgcagccccggcactgccacccccagggctgtgcccggccccgagagcactcaggccctgcagcaacaccagggccaccagggcagcggggcagggccacggcagcagcactggcaacaccaagtgctgctgctgctgggcacagctgctgggccagcactgatctgccccagctctgcacacagacattgctgctgcaggtcCAAAATAGGAAACAGTAGGGCATCTCTGGTGAAAACTCTGCGGGAAGATCCTTTAGTTCCTGTAAAGCCTACAGGAAAACAGCctctcattgacacagtctgtgacTGTAGGGAAggtggagaaaaacaaaatgagaaatggcacaaacaatgacatttctgtGTAGACAATATGAAAACggtaaaataaaagaaaacacccACAACTAAACAAACAAGAAGTATGAAAGgtgacttttattacaagtgatttcaAGACATttgccagcagtttaatgtttctgaaagcatccagtcatcagtctccacactgcagccttgagctcctggttcctcaggctgtagatgagggggttcagggttggaggcaccaccgagtacagaactgacagggccagatccagggatggggaggagatggaggggggcctGAGGTGAGCAAACATGATAGTGCTAATGAACAGGGTGAgaacagccaggtgagggaggcatgtggaaaaggctttgtgccgtccctgctcagaggggatcctcagcacagccctgaagatctgcacataagagaaaacaatgaacacaaaacagccaaatgaTGAACAGGCAGTAACAGCAAGAaacccaagttccctgaggtaggatttagagcaggagagctttaggatctgtgggatttcacagaagaactggcccagggcattgccatggcacaggggcagggaaaatgtactGGCAGTGTgaatgagagcattgagaaaggcactggcccaggcagctgctgccatgtgggcacaagctctgctgcccaggagggtcccgtagtgcaggggtttgcagatggacacgtagcggtcgtagcacatgatggtcaagAGATAGTACGCAGCTCcaatgaagaacagaaagaaaaagagctgagcagcacatcctgagtaggagatgtccctggtgtcccagagggaattgtgcatggctttggggacagtggtgcagatggagcccaggtcgctgagggccaggttgagcaggaagaagaacatgggcttGTGCAGGTGGGggctgcaggctacggcgctgatgatgaggccgttgcccaggagggcagccagggaggtgcccagcaagaggcagaagtgcaggagctgcagctgccgcgtgtctgccaatgccagcaggaggaagtgcctggtggagctgctgttggacatttgctgtgccttggcatggggatctgtaacAAAAGAaatcatatatatttatagctGTGTTTGGAGAGGATTTTAATTATTCCAGCATAGCTTTGGGGCACTTTCCCccttctgcctgcccagggctctgctgcctggagctgtccctgccagcagctgcttccctgtgcccagggcagggctctgccagtgctgccagagcccagcccagtcatgggggctcagctctgccctgcagacccctcccagctctggcactgcccaggggcagctctggctctgcaggctctgatggcaacgtCAGAGAAACCCTGAGGAGTCTGGAAAAGTGACACTGATGATGCCTGTGAGGagccctgtgctgatttctgtcagCATCTGGTTTACTCTCATCTgagataacttttttttttttttctaaatgtgaACTGAGAGATTAATATCTATGTGCAACTTCCCATCTAGGTAACCTAGAGTAGTAGAATAAAAAGCacaattttctcttttatgcagcccctgccttgctgGGCTCCCTGTTTATTCTATTTGCAAATGTTTTCCAGTTtaatgccatgctgggagcagtcctgaacaatgcagcatcctcccccACACAAgtagaacacttccaagccttaccagctgtctcctcccacccagacctTGTCCCCccgtgctgggagcagctgccagggctggctgagagctgtccctggaaggcagcagagtccctgccccagcacagcaccctgggctgcaggaccctgctctgcaggacagccctgggcacccctggctgctctgcacaagagacaatcagagaatgtactcacaaggtctgcaggcactgggatgttccagcttgaggagatggctccaggagctgcagctgctttctcctgcagccagaggttcctgtgccaagggctggcagtgattctgccccaggcacttctcagcaccttcccagccctgactgattgaagctctctgtgcctctgtgctgtgcccggggtggctgcaggcagtgcctcagccctgctgggctggcagaagagctgctcatcaagagaaatgtgcttttgaagctcttcttggttaccaggagctgcctctgtgccaggagtccagcccagctcagcagcacagacatagcacaaggactttaatgagcctctggggctttgtgctcaggccctgaccaccagtccctgagagggag
Proteins encoded:
- the LOC141727834 gene encoding olfactory receptor 14J1-like — its product is MSNSSSTRHFLLLALADTRQLQLLHFCLLLGTSLAALLGNGLIISAVACSPHLHKPMFFFLLNLALSDLGSICTTVPKAMHNSLWDTRDISYSGCAAQLFFFLFFIGAAYYLLTIMCYDRYVSICKPLHYGTLLGSRACAHMAAAAWASAFLNALIHTASTFSLPLCHGNALGQFFCEIPQILKLSCSKSYLRELGFLAVTACSSFGCFVFIVFSYVQIFRAVLRIPSEQGRHKAFSTCLPHLAVLTLFISTIMFAHLRPPSISSPSLDLALSVLYSVVPPTLNPLIYSLRNQELKAAVWRLMTGCFQKH